The region GTTCTGAATGCTCTCGAGTATCTGCGCAATCTGAACAGGGATGAGCTGGTGAAGCTTCTCGAGCTTTCCCTTGCAGACACCAGGCTGTTTCACTGGAAGATCATAAATGTGGCGAGAAAAACGGGCTATCTCAGCAAGGATGTGGAGATGAACAGGGTAAACGTTAAAAAGCTGGTTCAGAGGCTCTATGAGACGCCCATATTCAGGGAGGCGATGAGGGAAATTCTCGTTGAGAAAATCGACTTCGAAAAAATTTATGATATTCTTGCGAACTTCGATGATTTTGAGGTTGTAACATATCACACAATAACCCCCGTGGGCAGTGCATCATCAAAACAGAGTTTCGACGTTCTCTTCACGTCTAAACCAATACGTGCTGTCATTGAAACCTTCAGAAAAAGGATAGAGAATGAGAACTGCCACTTTCACTGCCTTAACTGTGGCTATACGATAACACTGAAGGTCAGGATGATCGACTCCCTGCAGTGTCCCAGATGCAAATCGAGAATGGTTGCGGTTGTGAGCGGGAGGAGAGACCTGAGCAAAATTGACAGGGGAGAGCTTTACAGAATTGCAAATCTTGTCATGGTACACGGCATGAAGGCCGTTTACGCCCTGAACACGTATGGCATTGGGGTTGAGACTGCAACCAGAATTTTGCTCAATTTTTACCCCGATGAGGAAAGCTTTCTTAAAGCTCTGCTTGAGGCGGAAAAGAATTACATAAAATCAAGAGCATTCTGGGACTGATGGGTATGGATGTTGAGGAAAGGCTGAGAGAAATTAAGGAGCATTTCGGAGAGCTTATCGATGACGATACTGCGAGGTTGCTTGCAGAATACAGTCTCGGGAAGTTCGTACCGGATGCCCGTACCGGCAGGATAAGGGGTCTTGTTAAGGACAAGAGAATTTACAGGGATAGAGGATACTGCAGACTCGTGGTGGAGACCGAGGATGGTGATGTTAACCTGTACTTCTGGGATGAGGCCTATGAGGTTGCGCTGAATGACATCTTTCCTGGAATGAATGTGGAGGTTGAGGCGTCAAGGGGTGAGAGCGGATACCACGTCAGAAATGGTGAGGTTGTCAGGGTGGAGGTTGACGAGAGCCGGATAAAGACCGTGTCCGAAATAGAGAATGGCACTGTGAATGTAAAAGGGCGTATTGCAGGAATTGAAGGAATCCGGGAGACAAGGGATGGGAAGAAGCTTGCCTCTTTCGTGATAACTGATGGTAAGGTGTTCACACCACTCGTTCTGTGGGACGACAAGGTGGAGTTTGCGGAGATTCTGTCGCCGGGTGATGAGGTGATAATCTTCAATGCCTATGTGAATGAATTCAGGGGGAAGAAGAACATTCATGCCGGCAGGAATTCGTACATTGACGTCAGACGCTTTTCATGAATTCCACAACAGAGTCCACGAGCTGATCCATCGTTCCCGTATAGAAGTGATCTGTGTCAAGCTCGGTAATCTTTTTTGGTTCGCTCATCATCTCGATTATCTCTCTGCTTTCGCTGTAGGGTACAAATTCATCTTTTATAGCATAAACAATGAGCTTTGGGACTGTGCTGTCTTTGAGTGATATGCTGTTGATTTTTTTCAGGGGCGAGATCAGTATAAGGGCTTTTGCTTCCCCGGCAACATTGCTTGCAACCACAGATCCAAACGAGTAGCCCAGGACTGCAACACCGTCATGCCTTTCTCTGAGGTAGTCAAGCATGATTTTTGCATCTTCTATTTCCCCCACTCCCATTCTGAACGGCTGTTTGTAGTCAAACGACAGCGTGGAGATGTTCATCTCATTCAGAGCCTCTGAGATTCTTTCCAGACGGATGTCGAATCTGTTGCCCCCCATCAGAGGATGCGGAGGACAGAGAAGGACAGCGTCATTTCCTGCTTCTCTGTAACTTGCCCGTATGCCACCGTGAATGATTTCCATGTTGCATTATTCACACCATCAGTTAAAAATTAATACCCTCCTGACAAAATTGCCAGCAATGAATTACGCTGACATTGGTCTCAGGGTTGGGATTGAGATTCACCAGCAGCTTGACACGAGACACAAGCTCTTCTGCAACTGTCCAACCGAGCTGAGAGAGGTGGAAGAATCGAATTTCGAGTTCATCAGGTTTTTGAGGTCGAAACGGAGCGAGCTTGGAGATGTGGACCGAGCGGCAAGAGAAGAAGTGATGAGGAAAAAGAGGTTCGTCTACAAATTTTACGATACAACGTGTCTTGTTGAGGCGGACGAGGAGCCGCCGAGGGAAATAAACAGAGAAGCAATAAAGATAGGGATTCAGATTGCAAGGATGCTGAACATGGAGCTTGTTGATGAGCTTCATGTCATGAGGAAAATAGTGATCGATGGCAGCAACACGACAGGGTTCCAGCGAACGGCCCTTCTCGCCTTCGGTGGTCATGTCGATGTTGACGGTAAGAGAATAGGCATAGCAACACTCTGCATTGAGGAGGAGGCTGCCAGAAAGGTGGAGGAGAGGGGCAGTGAAACCGTGTACTCTCTGGACAGACTCGGCATACCTCTCGTCGAGATAGGGACTGAGCCGGACATTGACAGTCCTGAACTTGCCAGGAAAGCTGCATGGAGGCTGGGAATGATTCTCCGGAGTACAGGGAAGGTTAAAAGAGGTCTCGGGACAATAAGGCAGGATGTGAACATTTCAATCAGGGATGGTGCGAGGGTTGAGATCAAGGGTGTTCAGAATCTGGACATTCTTGACAAAATCGTTGAGTATGAGGTGCAGAGACAGCTGAACCTCCTGAAAATAAGGGACGAACTCAGAGAAAGGGGGGCCGAGGTCTTTAATGAAATATATGATGTTAAAGAGGTCTTTGCAGAAACAAAATCCAAGATTTTGAGGAGAGCAGAGTCCATAATGGCAGTCAGGCTATCAGGATTTGCTGGACTTGTTGGCATGGAGATACAGCCTGGTAGGAGGCTCGGTACTGAATTTGCAGACATTGCAAAAACCTTTGGCCTTGGAGGCATATTTCATACGGATGAGCTTCCCGCCTATGGCATAAGTGAGGTGGAGGTTGCGAGGCTGAGAGAGGCGGTTGGAGCCGGAGATGGCGATGCAGTAATCATCGCTTCGGGCGAAAGGGGGAAGGTCAGGAGCGCCCTCGAAAGAATCATCGAACGGGCAAGGTACTGTCTTGTGGGAGTCCCTGAGGAAACAAGAAGGGCAAACGAGGATGGAACAACTTCATACATGCGTCCTCTTCCTGGATCAGCGAGAATGTATCCGGAGACGGATGTGCCACCAGTTTCAATCGATGAAAAACTGAGGTCAGTGGAGATTCCAGAGCTTATAGAGGAAAGGGCCAAGAGGTTTGTCCGGGATTACGCTCTTCCGGAAGACCTTGCGGTTATTATGGCAGAACCATCAAATGCGAAAATCTTCGAGGAATTTGCGGGGCAGGTTGAGCCAAAGGTTGTTGCGAGGGTTCTGCACATCCTGCCGTCTCAGCTCAGGAGAGAGGGCTATGATGTTGAAAGGCTGAGTGAGGACGACTTCAGACTCACACTTTCCATGATCAGGGACGGGAAGATTGCGAAGGAGGGAGCTGAGGAGGTGCTCAAGATTCTGACACAGGAAAAGCTTGGGGAAGACGAGATTATTGCAAGGCTCTCTCCTGCTGAAGACCTGGATGGGTTCATCGCAAAGCTTGTGGAAGAGAAAAGAGATTTTATAGCAGAGAGGGGCGAACATGCATTCAAACCTCTTATGGGGCTCGTGATGAAGGAATTCAGGGGTAAGGTCGATGGAAAGATCATCGCGGAGAGGCTCAGAAATGCAATAAAACAGGCACTGGATAGCTCATAAATTGTGCTATCTTTCTTTTTCTGATCTGGATTTCTCTGTCAGATTGTGGCTTTTATCTCCGGTTTCGTCATCTCTCCGGAACTCAAACCGAAATTTTTATAAATTATTGCTACTGTGTCTCATACTAACAAGGTGGTGACATGGAGATTGGGAAGAGGATCAGGATTGAGAGAATAATGAGCAGGGACAGCGGAAATACGGTGATAGTCCCTCTGGATCATGGCGTGAGCATGGGGCCAATTGAGGGCATTGTTGATCTCCGAAAGACAATAAATGAAGTGGCGGAGGGAGGAGCAAATGCAGTTGTTGTGCATAAGGGCATTGTGGCTGAAGGTCATAGAGGGTACGGCAAGGACGTTGGACTGATACTTCACCTTTCAGCCTCTACCATGCTCTCCCCTGACCCCGACGAAAAGGTGCTTGTGGCGACTGTAGAGGAGGCGATAAAGCTTGGAGCGGATGCGGTGAGCGTTCACATAAACATCGGGAGTAACACTGAAGCGGAACAGCTCATGAAGCTGGGCAGGATAAGCCGGGATTGCAGGGAGTGGGGTGTGCCTCTGCTTGCAATGATGTATCCGAGGGGCAACGGAATAAACCAGTTTGACGAAAAAACCGTGTCCCTTGCGGTCAGAGTTGGGGCTGAGCTTGGAGCTGATATAATCAAGACAAACTTCACTGGCAGTGTGGAATCTTTCAGGAGGGTGGTTGAAGGCTGTCCAGCGCCTGTAGTGGTTGCCGGAGGTCCAAAAATGAATTCAACCGAGGAGATACTGAAGATGATAGATATGGCGATGGATGCTGGGGCAAGAGGTGTGGCCATAGGCAGAAACGTGTTTCAGGCGGAAAACCCCAGAAGGATGACTGAAGCCATCTCAATAATCGTTCATGAAAATAGGGGCTGGAGAGAGGCAATAAAACATCTGCAAGGTTAATTTTATCAATCCCTCTTTCTCTCTGTTTTTCAGGTGGTGAGTTTGAGAATACCTCTTTACATTGAGTTTGAGGGTAAAAACGTCCTGGTAATCGGTGGAGGTGGAGTTGGGACAAGCAGGGTCAGGAAGTTTCTGAACGCCGGAGCAAACGTGAGGGTTTTGAGCCTCGACTTCAGTGATGAGCTTAGAGGGATTGAGGGGGTTGAGCTTGTTGCAGGGGATGCAAGGGATGCAGATGTTCTTGAGGAGAACATTATGTGGTGTGATCTGGTGACTGTCGCAATTCCAGACATTGGCATAAATGATACGGTCATTGAGCTTGCGAGAAAGCACAAAGCTCTTGTCAATCTCGCAAATGATGCTGATAAAACAGAGGTGGTTGTTCCTTTTGACGGAGAGGTGGATGGAATCAGGTTTGCGGTTACGACCGAGGGTAAGAGCGGAGTGGTTGCCAGGGCTGTGAGAGACAAGTTTTTGAAACTGCTTCAGGAGGATGAGGAGATTCTGAACCTGCTGAAGGCGATGGATTTCCTCAAGAAATACATGAAGGAGAACGATGTCCCTGTTAGCGTGAGAATGAAGATGTATTTTGCCGTGAGCAGTGATGAACATTTCAGAAAACTTGTCAGGGATGGAAAGGTCGAGGAGGCAAAGGATTTTGCGGTGAGGTTCATTAAGGAGTATATGGAAGGCAGAAGGGAAATCGACGAGAGTGTCGTTAAGATAAGATTCTGAGGTGGTTTTCTTGGACAGAGAGCTTCTGATGAAGGCACAGTACGAAATGCCCGTCAGCGAAACTCCGTTTGTTGATCTGGCCGACAGCCTTGGTAAACCTGCAGATTATGTGGTCGAGGCTCTGAAAGAATATCTGAAAAATGGCATCGTGAAAAAAATCGGTCCCCAGCTCAACTATAAAGCCTTCCGGGGTATAAGCCACGCCGCTCTTGTGGGTGCAGAGGTCAGGGATGTTGATAGAGCTGTCAGAATAATAAATGCTGAAAAGAAGGTGAAGCATAACTTTCTGAGAGAGCATGGAGTATACAACATCTGGTTCACGATCAAGGCTCCCACAAAAGAGGAGCTTTTTGAGAGGACTAAAGAATTAATGGAGAGGTGTGGGGTCGAAAATTACGTGGTTCTGCCGAGTGTCCGGGTTTACAAGATGGATGTCAAGTACGATCTGTTCAGAGGGGTTTCATTCAGCACGAGGGTGGAGGAAAGGGCAAATGTACCGAGGGTCGAGGAGCTTGGCGTTGATGGAAAAATGCTCAGAGACATGGAGCGAAACTTCAGCGTAGAGGAAAGACCATTCAGGAAGTTTGCAGAGAAGTATGGCTATTCAGAGGCTGAGCTTGCCGATCTGGTTTCGGAGCTTATCGAGAAGAGGGTTGTTAGAGATTTCTATGCGGTGCTGAACGGGCACAATGCGGGTTTCAGGGAGAACGGCATGAATCTGATAAAGACGGACGAGCCGGAAAAAGTTGCGAAGAAGCTCCTGAGGGACATTCCCGAAATAACTCACCTCGTCCAGAGGGAGGTACCAGAGAACTGGAACTATCCGGTGTACTTTATGATTCATGCTGTAAACAGAGAAATTATAGAGCAGGTAGCAGACCGGGCAAGAAGAGCTGAAGGTGTTGAGGAGCTTGAGATTCTGTACAGCCTGAAGAGCTTCAAGGATTAATCATTTTACCTTGAACCTTCTGACATTTCCGCAGTTCAGGCATGTTACCCTGACGACACCCTTGCTCACCCTCACCCTGACCCTGTCGCTTCTGTACGGATACAGGCACTTTTTGCAGAACCTGAGCTTTTTCTTTCTCAGCCTTATTCTGTACTTTCTTGCAATTCTTGTTGCAAGCTCAACATACCGTCTGGAGAGATCGTAGTCCTCGAGCTTTACCCTGTCTGCAAGATCGAGCAGGTAGTTTATCCTCTCTCGGGCTATCTTCCTTTCGAGACCCTTCTTTCTTTTAACAGCCATTTTCACACCTGCATTTCTCAACCGGTTTAAAGCACTTCCCACACCTTCTGACCTCGATAAAGCTGTCATCAAACACAATTCTTATCTTTCTGGATTCGAGCATCGCAATGCCCAGTTTTTTTCTGGCGGATTCAAGCAACCTGCTTATCGTTGGCTGCGAAATGCCCATAAGCTCAGCCGCCTCCTTCTGGCTGAATCCCATAATATCAACAAGTCTGACAGCTTCTGCCTCGTCCGGATAAATTGCCACTTCTCCTCCTTTTTCGTGAAAGCTGAACTCAACGAATCTCTTTCTTTTCCTCCTAGGCATTTGAATATTTATTCATTAATTGGTATTTAACTGTTTTTTCACCTGTGTGGTTCTCACAGACTTTAAATCTCGTCCCCTCCAGAATGCCTCGCCACCATAAAAATCATAAACCCTACCGTTTCCCAATTTTTGAGGGTCCGTGGTCTAGTGGTTATGACGCCTGCCTCACACGCAGGAGGTCCCCGGTTCGAATCCGGGCGGACCCATCCTAATTTTCGGGTGAGTCCTGCTTTTGATTCTGGTTTCGCAGCTTCTCCATCCTCCAAAGGGCCAATGGAGATCTGTTATGATAAATCATGAGATTATTTAATTTCGTGCAAAATATATATCACCGAAAATATTTATAAGCCGAGAGATAAGATTAAGATATGCGAGAGGACAGTTATGTAAAACTGCACGAGCTGAAAGAGTTCGTCAAGACATTACCTGAAGATGCAGTATCGAGAGAGATAATCCTTGGTGAGAGGGATAAATTGTCTTTTAAGGAGTGCATGAGCAAAATAGACCTCTGGATCAGGTTGATAGAAAGGGATTTGAAGAGAATTGAGAATGAAAAATGAATTAAGTCCGTTTAACTGGAAAATTGTCTGTTTTGTGAGATAAATAAATCAAATTAAGGATCGGCTTTATTTTCGCAATGGAATACGGTCTGAACTGCCTCCAAAGACGGGAATATCCAGAGCGAGAATCATGAATTAATCTGCGGGAGGATACTTGAGAAAGGCAGGAAAGAAGCGCAGGGGGATGATCAGGTACATTCTCAGGAGATGCGATAGAGGGCTGATGCTGAAGGCTCTGATGGAGGGATAAAGTGCACAAAAACATTTAAAAAGCAATTCCCTTACCCACAGTGCCATGTCTCAGAAACCGGTTGAGGAAATCAGAACTGAGTTGAAAGAAGAGTATCCTGATATTGACTTTGACGATGATCTTCTAGCAATTGTCGGAAGCATCCCGCCAAATCCACCTGAAATGGACAGGGTGGTTTTGAGGAGGGCTGTGGAGAAGGTTATGGGATGGGGTGGATTATGAGACTCGTTTTCGACTCTGATGCGCTGATCAAGCTAACAAAGGCAGGATTGAAGGAGCTGATTGTAACCAATCTGGATATTGCCATCCCCAAAAGGGTCTACGAAGAGACTGTGAAAATTCCCAGGGGTAGAAGGTTTCCAGATGCAGAGGAGATAGAGGGAAACGTGAACTCCGGAAAAATACAGGTCAATGAAACTCAAAGAGAGAAAAAAGGAGGAATTTGAAGCAGTAAATCTTTTCAAATCGGGAGATTTTGATGCTATTGTCAGCGATGACAGGAAATTCCTCAAACAGCTTGGCAGAATGGGAATTCCATTCTCACACCATCTTCATTGATAGTTCTACTCCTCTACAGAGGAAAGCTCTCCAAGGAAGAAGCACTGTCATGCATAGAAAGGCTGAGAAAGTATATATCGAATGAGGAGTATTTAGTCAATATTGTAGAGGTGGAAAAATGGGGGAGGTAATTATCATCCGTGACTCGTCTCTCAAAAACGTCCTTGACCTGATGAAGAAGGAAGGGCTTGATGAAGAGGGGGCGATAAAAAAGATACTCCGTCTTGGCATAACAGATTACGTTCTCGAACTCTATCAGAAGGGCGAACTCACAGTCAGAGAGGTTGCTGATATTCTTGACATCAGTTTGAGAGAAGCAATCGAACTCATAGAGGAGAGAGCTGGTGGTGGGAATGTTTCTGCTGAAGAGCAGATAAAGGCTTTAGAGCTGGCAAAAAAGCTGTCAGAGTGAAAAGTGGTTGGAGTTATGAATGTCATATATGACAGAAAAGCGAACATCCTGTATCTGAAGTTTTCAGATTCAAAGCTAGTCGACTCTGACATGGTAAATGAGGACGTTGTCGTATCTTTTGATAAGGATGGTGAGATAGTGAACATCGATTTCTGCTAACCTGCAGATCAAGCTTCTATGGATTCTACAATAATCTCCAAAATTTTTCAAAAAGTTAATAAATATATTCTGAGCTTAAAGAGAATATGAAATACAATATGTTTGAAACACTAATAGAGTTTACCTGAACTGTTAAAATGAAAAATGAATTTACCAAAACTCCATACTCGCTGTTGTGGGATGAAGTTGGAATTCAGACACTTTTGTTCTATCATCTGAGAAATTCTATGAGGGGATGCGTTGATACCAGTCTGGTGATACCAGAATATAGTCCCAAAGTTCCCGAAAACGCTAAATGTACATTGCATCAGGATGTTATGCAAAAATACGCAGGAAAAGAATGGAATGGGAAAATTGATCTGTGTATTGTAGAATTTGGCGAAGATGTACTTAATCTGTTCAAAAATCCGAAAAAGTACAATAACTGCAGTTTCTGGTGTTTTGAGCCAAGACCGGTCATCGCGATGGAAATTAAATTCACGTGGAAGAATGAGATTGTAAACCATATCAAACACGACATAAAGAAACTCTACAAAATGATTGAAGATTGGGGGACTGAGCTGGTATACCTATGCCTCGTTACTGATATTGAAAATGAAAGGGACTATACGGATTTTTTAAGTTTAGTAAAGGATAAAATAGTTGATCACAGAGAAAAATTCAGAATTGCAGTGGGAACATGGTATGACAATCCCGAGACGTCGGAATTATGGAAAATTGAAAAAGTTGTAGATCGATAGGGGCTTAGTTCATGAGTACTTCCCTGGGTGATCTGCTGCAAGATCATCTGAAAAGCAAAATGGACACAACATTAATACCAGTTTACTTCCGCAACCACACGGACATGAAAATTCAGTTTCTCTTTCCACGGCTGCACTTTCAGAAAATACTGCGCCACACGATTTACAGAGCAATTTCATAATAATTGGGTTTGTCAATAATATATTAAATTACTCTTTTCAACTGATTGTTTTCAAGGTCTCCATTTAACTTGCATTTCCGTTCTCCATTTGATATATTCATTTACTGCATATTTTATCTTGTCCTTTGGTACATGGGTAAATTTCAGGAATGAGCTGATTTCTTCTATCAATTCCTTCTCCGGAGTTAATCCAAGTTCTATGAGGATTTCCTCAATTTTTTGGTAACACATATCTCTCACCAATGTATGAGTATCTATAAAGTTGTATATAGAGATTGTCTGGTATTTGTACCCAGCTTTTGCATAACACATATTTATCAGGGTCACTCTGTCGAAAGTTCAGGTCGAACATATTCTTCATAAGCCTCTTCTATCATCCTCTCGATTCCCTCCCAGTACATTAGATCTTCTTCAGACAACGTCTATGTTGTCAAGCATCTTCATCAGGTTCCTTTCCGGACTCCCGCCCTTCAGACTCTTCCCGCTGCTGTGCTCGCACTCAGCAATGCAGTACCTGCAGCTGGGATTTGGTATGATCTCCTCTCCTCTAATCTCCTTTATGTCCTTTAACAGCCCAAGAAACTCCTCCATGAGCCTGCTTGCGATTCCGGGCGAGAGCCTCGTCACCTTCCCGGTTCTCAGTTCGGCAACACGATTCCATGGTATTTCAGAGTATTTCGATCTTATCTCTCCGGGAATATTTCCGGCGGCCTCGCCTGTGCTCTCAAGGTTCCTGAGAACAGCATCAGCAACAATATCCTTTCCCTTGAAATCTTCAGAATCTTCGATGGATTCCGTGTACCTTTCTATCTTCTCAATTGCTTCGAGCATATCCTGAATGAAAAGCTCCGGGCTCCTCTTAGACATACACGATCTCCCTTTCAATTGACTTCCAGAGTAGAGGTTTGCTCATGGCTGCCTTTTTGGTGAGGATGTCAACCCTCACTCCGAGCAGATCCTCAAGAAACTCTTTCAGATCCACAATCTCCCACCCAACCGGTTCGCTGAACTCCACTATTATGTCCACATCGTGGACTACTTCCTCCTCTCTTGCGAGAGAGCCAAAAAGGCCAATACTCTTGATTTTGAACCTCTCTTTCAGAATGCTCTCGTTTTCTCTTATTTTTTGAATAACTTCTTCGAGCTTCATAATCACCCCAGCCTATAACCTAATGAATCCAGAACTTCTTTAATTTTTCCCGTCAGCCCTTCCCATCCCATCGAAAAGACTGTTCCTCCCACAGACATCCAACAAAACCGGAATTCTGGAGTGGATGACTTTTCGAGAGGTTGTGGGATGTGGGCTGATGAAAATCCGAGATCAGAATTTACACTTCTGAATCGGCCTCTGCTCACGGAATGCTTTACAGGTCCCCGATCTGCAATCTGACTTCACAGCTCCACAGCATCGATAATGTATTCTCAAGACTCTCCTCAGACTTCGCCACCTCATCATCCAACAGGCTTATCGTTTCTTCAAGCGATGCTATCCTTCTCTCAAGCACCCTCTGCCTTTCAGCAGGATTGCGTCTCTCACACTGCGACTCGAGCTTTCTGACCTCAGATTCTAGAGCCTTAAGCCTTCTTTTGAGCTCCTGGATTTTTTCAACTTCAAGCTCGAGACTCCCATTCAGGATTTCTTCAAGGAATCTGAGGGTTGTATCCAGCTTTTTCTCCTTCAGCTTTATGTTCCCCTTCCTGACCTCGGAAAGTGCACCCGAGGCGAGGTTCTTCAGATCATCCATGTTGAGCAGAAGGTGGCGGGTGTCAGTGTTGACCTTCACACCTATTGCATGGGCGTAAAGCCTGAGGGGCTTTTTTACGCGGGCAATTTTTCTGTGCACCTCGTCTTCCATTGTCCTCATCTCATGTCCTATCGCCTCCATTTCTGCCCTCAGGTTTGTGAGAATTTCACCGGCTCCTTTATCATCCTCTGATTCCACTTCCGCCCTGACACACTCAATTTCCAACAGTAGTTCAGAGAGCTCACGACTCGCCCTGTTTCTTTCTTCAATTAGGATTCTTGTCTTTTCGATCAGCCGGAGCGCGTCCTCAAGATCTCCGAGTCCAGCCTCTTTCCTCTTCTCTTCAACATCCGAGATGATGCCCGCAATGCTTCTGAGGTGGCTGTCAATCTGTTCGATCTCCGGGGCATTTACCGCAAAAAGCATTCTGAAATACTTCACCTTCATAGATGCCACTTTTTCAAGCTTTTTCGATGCTTCGAGGAACACGTCACCCGAGCTGTCCCCTGGCTCGTTTTTCCACAGTGTCAGCATGGCTGAAACAAAGTTACGGGCCTGATTCCTCAGCCTCGGGTGCACCGGATCCACGTCAAACATCTCGAGAGCCGAGACCAGGTTGACAATTTCTGCACGCATTTCTGCTTCCTTTTCCGAGATGAAAGTTTCAATACTTTTTTTGGCAGAGCCTATCATGTTCAGGACTCTGATTTCAGCCTCCTCCAGTGTTAGCTCCTCAATCTTTTTTCTTTTGAAAAATCCGAATCCCATCAACTGAAATATTCCAGAGTTCTTTATAGCCATTACTGCCAACATGGCTGAAAAAGAGTCAGTGCACAAACCCGCTCACCAAGACCCTCAGCCCACCCGGTTTACACAGTCACCAATGTTTAAATATTTTGGAAATAAACAGTAAAATCGATGAATCGGGAGCCTCTTTATTTTGAAGCAATCAATGTTGGAGATGCTGTGGAATCGATTCCGAGAACGATTGTCGAGTCTGACATCTGGATGTTTGCATACCTGACGGGCGATTTCTTTCCACTTCACACGGATGTGGAATTCTCCAGGAACACAGTTTTTGGAGAGAGGATTGCTCAGGGGATGCTTGTTCTCTCAGTTGCGCTCGGGATGATTGATCAGGTGCTACTGTCCAGGTATGATGTCAGCTCCGTTGTGGCTTTTTACGGAATAGAAGATGTGAGATTTCTCGAACCTGTTTTCATCGGAGATACGATAAGAGCGAGAGCAGAGGTTGTGGAGAAGAGAGATGCGGGAGAGAAATCAGGGGTTGTAACCTACAGGCTTGAGGTGATAAATCAAAAAAATGAGGTGGTGCTAATCGCCAGATATTCTGCACTCATCAGGAAATCTCCTGTAAAATGATCTCCTTCAATTTTATCCTGTCTGCCTTGCCGAGACGTGTGAGGGGAATCGAATCTCTTACCAGTATTTTTTTCGGAACTTTAAAGTCGGCAAGCTCTCTTTTACACGCTCCGAGAATCTCCTCGGCATCAATCTCAGCACCCGGCTTTGGAACAACTGCAAGCCATACAACCTCGCCATAAACTTCGTGCGGAGCTCCAAATGCTGCAGCAATAGCCACCTTTGGGTTTTTCATTGCAACCTCTTCAACCTCTGATGGCAGCACCGTGTAGCTTCCAACCCTTATGACTTCCTTTTTTCTGCCGACTATGTACAGCTCGCCACCCTTCATATATCCGAGATCTCCACTTACCC is a window of Geoglobus acetivorans DNA encoding:
- a CDS encoding precorrin-2 dehydrogenase/sirohydrochlorin ferrochelatase family protein, whose translation is MSLRIPLYIEFEGKNVLVIGGGGVGTSRVRKFLNAGANVRVLSLDFSDELRGIEGVELVAGDARDADVLEENIMWCDLVTVAIPDIGINDTVIELARKHKALVNLANDADKTEVVVPFDGEVDGIRFAVTTEGKSGVVARAVRDKFLKLLQEDEEILNLLKAMDFLKKYMKENDVPVSVRMKMYFAVSSDEHFRKLVRDGKVEEAKDFAVRFIKEYMEGRREIDESVVKIRF
- a CDS encoding Lrp/AsnC family transcriptional regulator, whose product is MVFLDRELLMKAQYEMPVSETPFVDLADSLGKPADYVVEALKEYLKNGIVKKIGPQLNYKAFRGISHAALVGAEVRDVDRAVRIINAEKKVKHNFLREHGVYNIWFTIKAPTKEELFERTKELMERCGVENYVVLPSVRVYKMDVKYDLFRGVSFSTRVEERANVPRVEELGVDGKMLRDMERNFSVEERPFRKFAEKYGYSEAELADLVSELIEKRVVRDFYAVLNGHNAGFRENGMNLIKTDEPEKVAKKLLRDIPEITHLVQREVPENWNYPVYFMIHAVNREIIEQVADRARRAEGVEELEILYSLKSFKD
- a CDS encoding OB-fold nucleic acid binding domain-containing protein, yielding MGMDVEERLREIKEHFGELIDDDTARLLAEYSLGKFVPDARTGRIRGLVKDKRIYRDRGYCRLVVETEDGDVNLYFWDEAYEVALNDIFPGMNVEVEASRGESGYHVRNGEVVRVEVDESRIKTVSEIENGTVNVKGRIAGIEGIRETRDGKKLASFVITDGKVFTPLVLWDDKVEFAEILSPGDEVIIFNAYVNEFRGKKNIHAGRNSYIDVRRFS
- a CDS encoding DUF2283 domain-containing protein; the protein is MNVIYDRKANILYLKFSDSKLVDSDMVNEDVVVSFDKDGEIVNIDFC
- a CDS encoding ribonuclease P, which encodes MAVKRKKGLERKIARERINYLLDLADRVKLEDYDLSRRYVELATRIARKYRIRLRKKKLRFCKKCLYPYRSDRVRVRVSKGVVRVTCLNCGNVRRFKVK
- a CDS encoding 2-amino-3,7-dideoxy-D-threo-hept-6-ulosonate synthase; this translates as MEIGKRIRIERIMSRDSGNTVIVPLDHGVSMGPIEGIVDLRKTINEVAEGGANAVVVHKGIVAEGHRGYGKDVGLILHLSASTMLSPDPDEKVLVATVEEAIKLGADAVSVHINIGSNTEAEQLMKLGRISRDCREWGVPLLAMMYPRGNGINQFDEKTVSLAVRVGAELGADIIKTNFTGSVESFRRVVEGCPAPVVVAGGPKMNSTEEILKMIDMAMDAGARGVAIGRNVFQAENPRRMTEAISIIVHENRGWREAIKHLQG
- a CDS encoding DUF134 domain-containing protein, which encodes MPRRKRKRFVEFSFHEKGGEVAIYPDEAEAVRLVDIMGFSQKEAAELMGISQPTISRLLESARKKLGIAMLESRKIRIVFDDSFIEVRRCGKCFKPVEKCRCENGC
- the gatE gene encoding Glu-tRNA(Gln) amidotransferase subunit GatE, whose translation is MNYADIGLRVGIEIHQQLDTRHKLFCNCPTELREVEESNFEFIRFLRSKRSELGDVDRAAREEVMRKKRFVYKFYDTTCLVEADEEPPREINREAIKIGIQIARMLNMELVDELHVMRKIVIDGSNTTGFQRTALLAFGGHVDVDGKRIGIATLCIEEEAARKVEERGSETVYSLDRLGIPLVEIGTEPDIDSPELARKAAWRLGMILRSTGKVKRGLGTIRQDVNISIRDGARVEIKGVQNLDILDKIVEYEVQRQLNLLKIRDELRERGAEVFNEIYDVKEVFAETKSKILRRAESIMAVRLSGFAGLVGMEIQPGRRLGTEFADIAKTFGLGGIFHTDELPAYGISEVEVARLREAVGAGDGDAVIIASGERGKVRSALERIIERARYCLVGVPEETRRANEDGTTSYMRPLPGSARMYPETDVPPVSIDEKLRSVEIPELIEERAKRFVRDYALPEDLAVIMAEPSNAKIFEEFAGQVEPKVVARVLHILPSQLRREGYDVERLSEDDFRLTLSMIRDGKIAKEGAEEVLKILTQEKLGEDEIIARLSPAEDLDGFIAKLVEEKRDFIAERGEHAFKPLMGLVMKEFRGKVDGKIIAERLRNAIKQALDSS
- a CDS encoding dienelactone hydrolase family protein, which translates into the protein MEIIHGGIRASYREAGNDAVLLCPPHPLMGGNRFDIRLERISEALNEMNISTLSFDYKQPFRMGVGEIEDAKIMLDYLRERHDGVAVLGYSFGSVVASNVAGEAKALILISPLKKINSISLKDSTVPKLIVYAIKDEFVPYSESREIIEMMSEPKKITELDTDHFYTGTMDQLVDSVVEFMKSV